The genomic DNA GCAATGATGATGGTACCGATTACTTTACTCCTTCGCACTTTGAAGTCTCAGTGGGCTTAAAACCATACAACGAATGGGAAGGTGGCAAAACCAAGTATGATCTGATCAATGAATTATCAAAAGAATACGCAGCCATGCCCGGTTATTCAGTCGCTTTTACGCAGCCAATGATCGATGGGGTAATGGATAAAATTGCCGGAGCCCATAGCGAACTGGTGCTGAAAGTTTTTGGCAATGATTTCAAAGAAACCCGCCGCATTGCCGAAGCTGCGGTATCTACCCTACAAACGGTGAAAGGCGCGGTTGATATTGCTATAGACCAGGAGCCACCGCTTCCGCAATTGCAGATCAAAGTAAACCGGGATGCTGTGGCAAGATACGGGCTAAACATGAGTGATGTAGCCGAGTTAATTGAGGTGGCTATCGGCGGTAAAGCAGTAGCCCAGGTTTTTATATCAGATAAGGTTTATGATGTGATTTGTCGCTACAAAGAAGAAAGCCGTAATACTCCCGAAAAAATCGCCAACCTGATGCTCACTTCCCAAACAGGCGCTAAAATACCTTTATCACAAGTGGCCGAAATAAAAACGGATATAGGGGAAAGTTCTATTTCCAGGGAAATGAACCGTCGCCAGCTTACTGTACGTCTTAATTTAAGAGGAACTGATTTGTCGACTTTTTTAACAGAAGCCCAGGCAAAAATAAACCAGCAGGTTAAATACGATAAAGAAAAATACCAGATAGCATGGGGCGGTCAGTTTGAAAATCAAAATAGGGCCTACGCAAAATTGGCAGTTATTGTCCCCCTGGCTTTGGCTATCATGTTCCTGTTACTTTATGGGGCTTTTGGTAAATTCAGGCAGGCAGGACTTATTTTAAGCATCGTCCCACTGGCTTTATTCGGTGGCATGTTGGCCCTAAACGTGCGCGGCATGACGTTGAACGTGTCTTCGGCAGTAGGGTTTATCGCCTTGTTTGGTGTCGCTATACAAAATGGCGTTATTTTGATTTCGCATATCAATGATCTGCGTAAAAAAGGCTCCGACATACTCCATGCGGTAATACAGGGAACAAGGCATCGTTTCCGCCCGGTATTAATGACAGCCACCGTTGCAGCTTTAGGCTTGCTCCCAGCCTCATTAGCTACAGGCATCGGGTCCGACGTGCAGCGACCATTGGCAACAGTAATCGTTTACGGTCTTTTTGTGGCCACAGCTATTACCCTGTTTGTTTTGCCGGCTTTGTATTACCTCATAGAAAGCAAATGGGGCAATCATGATTTTCAACCCTCAGCAAAAGAAGCATAACTATCAATATTTATGAAACTCATCTTCAAATACATTTTAACGTTTGCAATTGCCTTTGGTATTGCCGTTAATGTTTATGCACAAATAGATACTAATTTAACTTATTCCAAAAAGTTATCTCTCGTGCCGTATCTTAACCTGGTAGGTAAACAAAACCTGGGCCTGTTGGCACAACAATATAATGTCAGCATTGCCGAAGCTGGTATAGAAAGCGCTAAAGTTTTCCCTGATCCTCAGCTAACTGTAGGAGCCTACAATAACCAGGAAAAAAAACTTCATTTAGGCCAAGGTGTAAATTTTAGTTTGGGAGCTACGCTTGAATTAGGAGGCAAGCGTAGCGCCAGGATTAACCTGGCCAAAAGTCAGACTGAATTGAGCAGGGCATTGTTGACCGATTACCTCCGGAACCTTAGGGCAGATGCCGCTTTGGCTTATTATAACGCCATCCAGCAAAAGGACTTACTTCGGGTACAGGAAAACTCATATCAAACCATGAAGCATCTGGCCGATGCCGATTCTGTTCGTTTTAAACTTGGAGCTATTGCTCAGATAGATGCCAGGCAGTCTAAATTAGAAGCTAGTAGTTTTCTTAATTCCGTTATCCAAAATGAATCCGACTGGAAATCGTCCCTGGTACAACTGAGTGTATTTACCGGGAATAAGGATATGGATACTTTATTTGTTCCTACCAAAGGTTCTGATAATCTGGAAAGAGCATTTGTGCTGACTCAATTAATTAACAATGCCCAAAATAACAGAGCTGATGCTGTGGCGGCGCAAAACAGCAAAACTGTTGCTGAGAAAAATCTGTCGCTGGTAAAAGCAAACCGGATAATTGATTTAGGGGTAAACACCGGCATGCAATTTAGCGGAGCATCTACCAATGAAATTGCACCTACCCCTACTTATCACTCTGTTAATGCAGGACTCAGTGTTCCATTAAAGTTTTCCAATCATTATAAGGGAGATTTGAAAGCCGCTCATTTTGCCATTCAACAGGTAGCCGTTCAATACGACCAGGTTTTACAGCAGATCCAGGCAGATGTGATCCAGTCGTACTTTAATTATAAATCGGCTCAAAAACAGGTTCAGCAGTAT from Mucilaginibacter inviolabilis includes the following:
- a CDS encoding TolC family protein — protein: MKLIFKYILTFAIAFGIAVNVYAQIDTNLTYSKKLSLVPYLNLVGKQNLGLLAQQYNVSIAEAGIESAKVFPDPQLTVGAYNNQEKKLHLGQGVNFSLGATLELGGKRSARINLAKSQTELSRALLTDYLRNLRADAALAYYNAIQQKDLLRVQENSYQTMKHLADADSVRFKLGAIAQIDARQSKLEASSFLNSVIQNESDWKSSLVQLSVFTGNKDMDTLFVPTKGSDNLERAFVLTQLINNAQNNRADAVAAQNSKTVAEKNLSLVKANRIIDLGVNTGMQFSGASTNEIAPTPTYHSVNAGLSVPLKFSNHYKGDLKAAHFAIQQVAVQYDQVLQQIQADVIQSYFNYKSAQKQVQQYKNGLIADAEKVLNGKIYSYKRGETSLLEVLNAQRTYNDVQESYYQSLYNYAAALITLERSSGIWDLQ